In a single window of the uncultured Methanobrevibacter sp. genome:
- the hmd gene encoding 5,10-methenyltetrahydromethanopterin hydrogenase, producing the protein MKVAILGAGCYRTHAASGITNFSRACEVAEATGKENISMTHSTIEMGAELLELAGVDEVVVSDPVFDGDFVVVDDFDYAEVIAAHKAGNPEDVMPAIRAKVNELAETVPKPAKGAIHFTHPEDLGMKCINDDSEAVADADWVMTWLPEGGMQPDIIKNFADDIKEGAIVTHACTIPTTGLNKIFEDLGTNVNVASYHPGAVPEMKGQVYIAEGFADQASIDTLMELGQKARGSAFTLPANMVGPVCDMCSAVTAITYAGILAYRDTVTQILGAPAGFAQMMANEALTQVTALMQDEGIDKMDDALNPAALLGTADSMNFGSLAEIVPTVLDYLGKDK; encoded by the coding sequence ATGAAAGTAGCAATTTTAGGTGCAGGATGTTACAGAACACACGCTGCAAGTGGAATTACCAACTTCTCAAGAGCTTGTGAAGTTGCAGAAGCAACCGGAAAAGAAAACATTTCAATGACTCACTCAACCATCGAAATGGGTGCAGAATTATTAGAATTAGCAGGTGTAGACGAAGTAGTCGTATCCGACCCTGTATTTGATGGAGATTTCGTTGTAGTAGATGATTTTGATTACGCAGAAGTAATTGCAGCACACAAAGCAGGAAACCCAGAAGATGTAATGCCTGCAATCAGAGCAAAAGTTAACGAATTAGCAGAAACTGTACCAAAACCAGCAAAAGGAGCTATTCACTTTACTCACCCAGAAGATTTAGGAATGAAATGTATTAACGATGACTCTGAAGCTGTAGCTGACGCTGACTGGGTAATGACCTGGTTACCAGAAGGCGGTATGCAACCTGACATCATCAAAAACTTCGCAGATGACATCAAAGAAGGTGCAATTGTAACTCACGCATGTACCATCCCAACCACTGGATTAAACAAAATCTTCGAAGACTTAGGAACCAACGTAAACGTAGCTTCCTACCACCCAGGTGCTGTACCTGAAATGAAAGGACAAGTATACATTGCTGAAGGTTTCGCTGACCAAGCTTCCATTGATACCTTAATGGAATTAGGTCAAAAAGCAAGAGGATCTGCATTCACATTACCAGCAAACATGGTTGGTCCTGTATGTGACATGTGTTCCGCAGTAACTGCTATTACTTACGCAGGTATTTTAGCTTACAGAGACACTGTTACTCAAATTTTAGGTGCTCCTGCCGGATTTGCACAAATGATGGCTAACGAAGCTTTAACCCAAGTAACCGCATTAATGCAAGATGAAGGTATCGACAAAATGGACGATGCTTTAAACCCAGCTGCATTATTAGGTACTGCTGACTCAATGAACTTCGGTTCCTTAGCAGAAATCGTACCTACCGTGCTCGATTACTTAGGTAAAGACAAATAA
- a CDS encoding DUF3236 domain-containing protein: MAFEKMIRNAFEESRDDRRFGDTLEEIAEIQDYIKNAERIFIPNKNGIKVEVLNRVLSEYGLPQAEMLQIDTNTADTSRIPALAKAYMALDQSDADLIIARGRLGIPGSGSLLIFIDNKGRILTAGTSPSHVIHKKTIEEAVYEEASEALEKIGFKKIEG; this comes from the coding sequence ATGGCATTTGAAAAGATGATAAGAAATGCATTTGAAGAGTCAAGAGATGACCGCAGATTTGGAGACACTCTTGAAGAAATCGCAGAAATTCAGGATTACATAAAAAATGCAGAAAGAATATTCATTCCCAATAAAAACGGAATAAAGGTTGAAGTTTTAAACAGAGTTTTAAGCGAGTACGGGCTGCCTCAAGCTGAAATGCTTCAGATTGACACAAATACTGCAGACACCAGCAGAATCCCTGCCCTGGCAAAGGCATATATGGCACTAGACCAAAGCGATGCCGATTTGATAATAGCCAGAGGCCGCCTGGGAATTCCAGGTTCAGGGTCACTGCTTATTTTTATAGACAACAAGGGAAGGATATTGACTGCCGGAACCTCCCCATCACACGTGATTCATAAAAAAACAATTGAAGAAGCAGTTTATGAAGAGGCATCTGAAGCTCTTGAAAAAATCGGATTTAAAAAAATTGAAGGTTAA
- a CDS encoding Nif3-like dinuclear metal center hexameric protein — translation MKLSEIIDFLDERIPRSLALKGDEIGFKKDYDLSQDIESVRIYMDLLPEDDVNSENTLIITHHPPLFIPETPTYTIHSNWDIMDGGANEALAKALDLEVIDYFDDNTKIGRVCKANEKFTELKSNILMKFKNARIVNDTDDERTIRNVGIISGFGLKNPDYIKLAKAKNLDVLISGDMTQETAILAKNLKITLIDLTHHESEVPGLYALENIMKELDINTEVIDKNPIEVIK, via the coding sequence ATGAAGCTCAGTGAAATAATTGACTTTCTGGATGAAAGGATACCCAGGTCATTGGCCTTGAAAGGTGATGAAATAGGATTCAAAAAAGATTACGATTTATCACAGGATATTGAATCAGTAAGGATTTACATGGATTTGCTGCCAGAAGATGACGTTAACAGTGAAAATACTCTGATAATAACCCATCATCCTCCGCTGTTCATTCCAGAAACACCGACCTATACAATACATTCAAATTGGGACATAATGGACGGTGGAGCAAATGAAGCATTGGCAAAAGCACTGGATTTAGAGGTTATTGATTATTTCGATGACAATACAAAAATCGGAAGAGTCTGCAAGGCAAATGAAAAATTTACAGAACTGAAAAGCAATATTCTAATGAAATTCAAAAACGCAAGAATCGTAAACGACACGGATGATGAAAGGACAATAAGAAATGTTGGAATCATATCCGGTTTTGGCTTAAAAAACCCCGATTATATAAAATTAGCCAAAGCAAAAAATTTAGATGTTTTGATTTCCGGAGACATGACTCAGGAAACTGCAATTCTTGCCAAAAATTTAAAAATTACATTGATTGACTTAACCCATCATGAAAGTGAAGTTCCAGGACTCTATGCCCTTGAAAACATCATGAAAGAACTTGACATCAATACAGAAGTTATCGACAAAAACCCTATAGAAGTGATAAAATGA
- a CDS encoding SAM-dependent methyltransferase HcgC family protein, giving the protein MDIDTGITSEVLTIKSETKLIDIFNEIISKKSEAVFSYIESLNLSVDTKIIVIGTYFTGVGIVKKLSEKYENILLIDIYPHLEGLLYTDVGGKLKNNVDFSSNLDLIYSGDVVIDTTGFGGINVEQSSKFDVDVFIIEDPIAEDNDPLLKDKNNIDERLNAVKSPNKAIIKTEGINTKTSGTMTLTIGLLTRVLKICLEKEGTLYSACEMGFFEEVIFKEKNIDKFIELVNVNALKVSTISPFNCDDVISEEMDKITSRVI; this is encoded by the coding sequence ATGGATATCGATACTGGAATCACATCTGAAGTGCTTACAATCAAATCTGAAACCAAATTAATTGATATCTTTAATGAAATCATTTCAAAAAAGTCAGAAGCTGTTTTCAGCTATATTGAAAGTTTGAATCTTTCCGTAGATACAAAAATAATTGTTATAGGGACATATTTTACAGGCGTAGGAATTGTTAAAAAATTAAGTGAAAAATATGAAAACATATTATTGATTGATATCTATCCCCATTTGGAAGGCTTGCTTTATACAGATGTGGGAGGAAAGCTCAAAAACAATGTTGATTTTTCTTCAAATCTTGATTTGATCTATTCAGGAGATGTTGTAATTGACACAACAGGTTTTGGCGGCATCAATGTTGAGCAGTCATCAAAATTTGATGTTGACGTATTCATAATAGAAGATCCAATAGCTGAAGACAATGATCCACTCTTGAAAGATAAGAACAACATCGATGAAAGGCTGAATGCAGTTAAATCCCCAAATAAGGCAATAATAAAAACCGAAGGCATCAATACGAAAACATCCGGAACAATGACACTGACAATCGGCCTTTTAACCAGGGTTTTGAAAATATGCCTTGAAAAGGAAGGCACACTCTACAGCGCATGTGAAATGGGCTTTTTTGAAGAGGTCATCTTTAAAGAAAAAAATATAGACAAGTTCATTGAACTCGTTAATGTAAATGCCCTTAAAGTATCCACAATAAGTCCATTCAATTGTGACGATGTCATCAGCGAAGAGATGGATAAAATTACCTCAAGAGTGATTTAA
- the hmdB gene encoding 5,10-methenyltetrahydromethanopterin hydrogenase cofactor biosynthesis protein HmdB, whose amino-acid sequence MIDEILNKAKQGQELSDEEFLELLNIENDKDLEKLFKIACDIRDNQSKVIKLTSTVHLTNKCQIQPRCEYCGFAEETSEKGYYNAFYKSNDEILKAVKSIQQAHIPRVSCSGGYGYKGKQAVNACRIVKGQSDLEILVNVGGDLTEKSVQELAELGADTICCNLETINEDVFYQRKPGDSLDQRILTCKRVSEAGVGLSSGLLLGLGESKEDRIKHLRYLSNFKTLEEIPIMGFNPYEGTPMENHPAFPLKEQLKMVAITRIMYPEITITMPTPTVGPENVEFSLKAGANNLATVIADNYPHEVKGVGSPEYGNYNEVVNVIEKLDLIPQTI is encoded by the coding sequence TTGATTGATGAAATCTTAAATAAAGCAAAACAAGGACAAGAATTAAGCGATGAGGAATTTTTAGAATTGTTGAATATCGAGAATGATAAGGATTTGGAAAAGTTGTTCAAGATAGCTTGCGATATAAGAGACAATCAATCAAAAGTAATCAAATTAACATCCACCGTCCATCTTACCAACAAATGCCAAATCCAACCTAGATGCGAATATTGTGGATTTGCAGAAGAGACTTCCGAAAAAGGATACTACAATGCATTTTATAAATCCAATGATGAAATACTGAAAGCTGTAAAATCCATTCAACAGGCACACATTCCCCGCGTAAGCTGTTCTGGAGGATACGGATACAAAGGAAAGCAGGCAGTTAATGCATGCAGAATCGTAAAAGGACAATCAGATTTGGAGATTCTTGTAAATGTCGGTGGGGATTTGACCGAAAAGTCCGTACAGGAATTGGCTGAACTTGGTGCAGATACAATCTGCTGCAACCTGGAAACAATTAACGAAGATGTATTCTATCAAAGAAAACCTGGAGATTCACTGGATCAAAGAATACTAACCTGCAAAAGAGTAAGCGAAGCAGGTGTGGGATTGTCTTCAGGACTGCTTTTGGGTCTTGGCGAAAGTAAAGAAGATAGGATAAAACACCTACGTTACTTATCCAACTTCAAAACCTTGGAAGAAATTCCAATAATGGGATTCAATCCATATGAAGGCACACCAATGGAAAATCATCCTGCATTCCCATTGAAAGAGCAGCTGAAAATGGTTGCGATTACCAGAATAATGTATCCTGAAATCACAATTACAATGCCGACACCGACCGTCGGTCCTGAAAATGTGGAATTTTCACTCAAGGCAGGTGCAAATAACCTGGCAACCGTAATAGCCGACAATTACCCTCACGAAGTTAAAGGGGTAGGCTCTCCGGAATATGGAAATTATAATGAAGTCGTCAATGTCATTGAAAAACTGGATTTAATACCTCAAACTATTTAA
- a CDS encoding FeGP cofactor biosynthesis protein HcgF family protein has protein sequence MIKIATTECFTQGKIGRELHALAQSYEGNFGVEYIENPKKYGDFDYNDISVTCSLFIPTIEAVKKVLNVENPPKPKKLIKGIKVYDEAGDKAMSKIMANAVKELSDCDIAIGTTAGIGRGGISVITDTYEITTTTDVYADLCEKDSEKLFQRSENGIEKALEIVLLLLNDDLDNIESFENIEITAIG, from the coding sequence ATGATTAAGATAGCAACAACGGAATGCTTTACACAAGGCAAAATCGGAAGGGAACTGCATGCATTGGCTCAAAGTTATGAAGGAAACTTTGGAGTAGAGTACATTGAAAACCCAAAAAAATATGGTGATTTCGATTATAATGACATTAGCGTAACCTGCAGCCTATTTATTCCAACAATTGAAGCGGTAAAAAAGGTATTGAATGTTGAAAATCCTCCAAAACCCAAAAAATTAATCAAAGGCATTAAAGTCTATGATGAAGCCGGAGATAAAGCCATGAGTAAAATCATGGCAAATGCTGTAAAAGAATTAAGCGATTGTGACATAGCAATTGGAACAACAGCAGGCATCGGGCGTGGTGGAATATCAGTAATAACAGACACCTACGAAATTACAACAACCACTGATGTTTATGCAGATTTATGTGAAAAGGACAGCGAAAAATTATTCCAACGCAGCGAAAACGGAATTGAAAAAGCATTGGAGATAGTGCTATTGCTTCTAAATGATGATTTAGATAATATTGAATCTTTTGAAAACATAGAAATAACCGCAATTGGATGA